In Castor canadensis chromosome 11, mCasCan1.hap1v2, whole genome shotgun sequence, a single genomic region encodes these proteins:
- the Lrrc71 gene encoding leucine-rich repeat-containing protein 71 isoform X5 gives MWRLSGCGWAWARRAGVSGSAALWRRRADPAGGVHSPSCGSPQRSTSAPGSSRPTLQSSARAWATRTSPRLSSDPAPTRSLFPRPPCQKSPPKVELEQEDNKLVKEIFIRGWRVDDRILGILSKCLPPLSQLQAINFWKVGLTDKTLTTFISLLPLCSSTLRKVSLEGNPLPEQSFHKLMASDSTIAHLSLRNNNIDDHGARLLGQALSTLHTCNRTLVSLNLGFNHIGDQGAGYIADGLRLNRSLLWLSLAHNRIQDKGALKLAEVLRPFELTHTEVVERRRLLLEKGSQERSRSPSSSRHGDSREKSQMIGVSSIALVDKPEKMQAMKTPKGLSKKKEKPGEVVKKDEKSGSGQSPTQGASKKEDATKSGKGSKLTIPEQKLSKGKSIKTGSKEKRSIFLESEQLVAEATEMVNPLLEPMEHRDGKVFMPGNKVLLHLNLLRNHITEVGLEGFLTAVRYQVQFSKPKTSSKGPVGLLWLSLAKNYFDPQCPTYIMIQELMLPRDPVKAKLKEEEATDFST, from the exons ATGTGGCGTCTCAGCGGCTGCGGGTGGGCGTGGGCACGCAGGGCGGGCGTCTCGGGCTCTGCTGCCCTCTGGCGGCGGCGGGCTGATCCTGCAGGCGGGGTGCACTCACCCTCCTGCGGGTCCCCGCAGAGGAGTACCAGTGCACCGGGGTCCTCGAGACCGACTTTGCAGAGCTCTGCACGCGCTTGGGCTACACGGACTTCCCCAAGGTTGTCGTCCGACCCCGCCCCCACCCGATCTTTGTTCCCTCGGCCTCCTTGTCAGAAAAGCCCACCCAAG GTGGAGCTGGAGCAAGAGGACAACAAGTTGGTGAAGGAGATTTTTATTCGCG GTTGGAGGGTTGACGATCGGATCCTGGGTATCCTCTCCAAATGCCTACCCCCCCTTAGCCAGCTGCAGGCCATCAA CTTCTGGAAGGTGGGGCTGACTGATAAGACCCTGACCACCTTCATCAgcctcctgcctctctgttcATCCACGCTCAG GAAGGTGTCTCTGGAGGGGAATCCATTGCCAGAGCAGTCATTTCACAAGCTCATGGCGTCGGACAGCAC GATCGCCCATCTGTCCCTGCGCAACAACAACATAGACGATCATGGGGCGCGGCTCCTGGGACAGGCGCTGTCCACGCTGCACACCTGCAACCGGACCCTTGTCTCGCTGAACCTGGGCTTCAACCACATCGGGGACCAGGGCGCGGGCTACATCGCAGAT GGCCTGCGGCTGAACCGCTCGCTGCTCTGGCTGTCCCTGGCGCACAACCGTATTCAGGACAAGGGTGCGCTGAAGTTGGCTGAG GTCCTGCGCCCTTTTGAGTTGACGCACACGGAGGTGGTGGAACGCCGGCGCCTCCTGCTGGAGAAAGGATCACAGGAACGGTCGCGTTCG CCTTCCTCCTCTCGACACGGGGACTCCCGAGAGAAGTCTCAGATGATTGGAGTCAGCAGTATTGCATTGGTGGACAAGCCAGAAAAGATGCAGGCAATGAAAACCCCTAAGGGCCtgagcaagaaaaaggaaaagccagGG GAAGTGGTCAAAAAAGATGAGAAGTCAGGGTCTGGGCAATCACCCACTCAAGGAGCCTCCAAGAAAGAAGACGCCACGAAGTCAGGGAAAGGGAGTAAGT TGACCATCCCTGAGCAGAAGTTAAGCAAGGGAAAAAGCATCAAGACTGGGAGCAAAGAGAAGCGCAGCATCTTCCTGGAGTCTGAG cagCTGGTTGCTGAAGCTACTGAGATGGTCAACCCTCTCCTGGAACCCATGGAGCACCGAGATGGCAAGGTTTTCATGCCTGGGAATAAGGTCCTTTTGCACCTCAACCTCCTCC GAAACCACATCACAGAGGTGGGGCTGGAGGGCTTCCTCACTGCTGTGCGGTACCAGGTGCAGTTCTCCAAGCCCAAGACTTCATCGAAGGGCCCAGTGGGGCTGCTATGGCTGTCCCTGGCA aaaaACTACTTTGATCCACAATGTCCCACCTACATCATGATCCAGGAGCTGATGCTGCCAAGGGACCCGGTCAAGGCCAAGCTCAAGGAGGAGGAGGCCACTGATTTCTCCACCTAG
- the Lrrc71 gene encoding leucine-rich repeat-containing protein 71 isoform X4, translating into MSNELSAPGTSPRVPRPGTQKSSGSATKKGERAAKEKPGAVLPPVGEEESKNPEEYQCTGVLETDFAELCTRLGYTDFPKVVVRPRPHPIFVPSASLSEKPTQDDQRLSTSCSLNSLESKYVFFRPTIQVELEQEDNKLVKEIFIRGWRVDDRILGILSKCLPPLSQLQAINFWKVGLTDKTLTTFISLLPLCSSTLRKVSLEGNPLPEQSFHKLMASDSTIAHLSLRNNNIDDHGARLLGQALSTLHTCNRTLVSLNLGFNHIGDQGAGYIADGLRLNRSLLWLSLAHNRIQDKGALKLAEVLRPFELTHTEVVERRRLLLEKGSQERSRSPSSSRHGDSREKSQMIGVSSIALVDKPEKMQAMKTPKGLSKKKEKPGEVVKKDEKSGSGQSPTQGASKKEDATKSGKGKVTIPEQKLSKGKSIKTGSKEKRSIFLESELVAEATEMVNPLLEPMEHRDGKVFMPGNKVLLHLNLLRNHITEVGLEGFLTAVRYQVQFSKPKTSSKGPVGLLWLSLAKNYFDPQCPTYIMIQELMLPRDPVKAKLKEEEATDFST; encoded by the exons AGGAGTACCAGTGCACCGGGGTCCTCGAGACCGACTTTGCAGAGCTCTGCACGCGCTTGGGCTACACGGACTTCCCCAAGGTTGTCGTCCGACCCCGCCCCCACCCGATCTTTGTTCCCTCGGCCTCCTTGTCAGAAAAGCCCACCCAAG ACGACCAGCGGCTGTCGACATCCTGCAGCCTCAACAGCCTGGAGAGCAAATACGTATTTTTTCGGCCCACCATCCAGGTGGAGCTGGAGCAAGAGGACAACAAGTTGGTGAAGGAGATTTTTATTCGCG GTTGGAGGGTTGACGATCGGATCCTGGGTATCCTCTCCAAATGCCTACCCCCCCTTAGCCAGCTGCAGGCCATCAA CTTCTGGAAGGTGGGGCTGACTGATAAGACCCTGACCACCTTCATCAgcctcctgcctctctgttcATCCACGCTCAG GAAGGTGTCTCTGGAGGGGAATCCATTGCCAGAGCAGTCATTTCACAAGCTCATGGCGTCGGACAGCAC GATCGCCCATCTGTCCCTGCGCAACAACAACATAGACGATCATGGGGCGCGGCTCCTGGGACAGGCGCTGTCCACGCTGCACACCTGCAACCGGACCCTTGTCTCGCTGAACCTGGGCTTCAACCACATCGGGGACCAGGGCGCGGGCTACATCGCAGAT GGCCTGCGGCTGAACCGCTCGCTGCTCTGGCTGTCCCTGGCGCACAACCGTATTCAGGACAAGGGTGCGCTGAAGTTGGCTGAG GTCCTGCGCCCTTTTGAGTTGACGCACACGGAGGTGGTGGAACGCCGGCGCCTCCTGCTGGAGAAAGGATCACAGGAACGGTCGCGTTCG CCTTCCTCCTCTCGACACGGGGACTCCCGAGAGAAGTCTCAGATGATTGGAGTCAGCAGTATTGCATTGGTGGACAAGCCAGAAAAGATGCAGGCAATGAAAACCCCTAAGGGCCtgagcaagaaaaaggaaaagccagGG GAAGTGGTCAAAAAAGATGAGAAGTCAGGGTCTGGGCAATCACCCACTCAAGGAGCCTCCAAGAAAGAAGACGCCACGAAGTCAGGGAAAGGGA AAGTGACCATCCCTGAGCAGAAGTTAAGCAAGGGAAAAAGCATCAAGACTGGGAGCAAAGAGAAGCGCAGCATCTTCCTGGAGTCTGAG CTGGTTGCTGAAGCTACTGAGATGGTCAACCCTCTCCTGGAACCCATGGAGCACCGAGATGGCAAGGTTTTCATGCCTGGGAATAAGGTCCTTTTGCACCTCAACCTCCTCC GAAACCACATCACAGAGGTGGGGCTGGAGGGCTTCCTCACTGCTGTGCGGTACCAGGTGCAGTTCTCCAAGCCCAAGACTTCATCGAAGGGCCCAGTGGGGCTGCTATGGCTGTCCCTGGCA aaaaACTACTTTGATCCACAATGTCCCACCTACATCATGATCCAGGAGCTGATGCTGCCAAGGGACCCGGTCAAGGCCAAGCTCAAGGAGGAGGAGGCCACTGATTTCTCCACCTAG
- the Lrrc71 gene encoding leucine-rich repeat-containing protein 71 isoform X3, with product MSNELSAPGTSPRVPRPGTQKSSGSATKKGERAAKEKPGAVLPPVGEEESKNPEEYQCTGVLETDFAELCTRLGYTDFPKVVVRPRPHPIFVPSASLSEKPTQDDQRLSTSCSLNSLESKYVFFRPTIQVELEQEDNKLVKEIFIRGWRVDDRILGILSKCLPPLSQLQAINFWKVGLTDKTLTTFISLLPLCSSTLRKVSLEGNPLPEQSFHKLMASDSTIAHLSLRNNNIDDHGARLLGQALSTLHTCNRTLVSLNLGFNHIGDQGAGYIADGLRLNRSLLWLSLAHNRIQDKGALKLAEVLRPFELTHTEVVERRRLLLEKGSQERSRSPSSSRHGDSREKSQMIGVSSIALVDKPEKMQAMKTPKGLSKKKEKPGEVVKKDEKSGSGQSPTQGASKKEDATKSGKGSKLTIPEQKLSKGKSIKTGSKEKRSIFLESELVAEATEMVNPLLEPMEHRDGKVFMPGNKVLLHLNLLRNHITEVGLEGFLTAVRYQVQFSKPKTSSKGPVGLLWLSLAKNYFDPQCPTYIMIQELMLPRDPVKAKLKEEEATDFST from the exons AGGAGTACCAGTGCACCGGGGTCCTCGAGACCGACTTTGCAGAGCTCTGCACGCGCTTGGGCTACACGGACTTCCCCAAGGTTGTCGTCCGACCCCGCCCCCACCCGATCTTTGTTCCCTCGGCCTCCTTGTCAGAAAAGCCCACCCAAG ACGACCAGCGGCTGTCGACATCCTGCAGCCTCAACAGCCTGGAGAGCAAATACGTATTTTTTCGGCCCACCATCCAGGTGGAGCTGGAGCAAGAGGACAACAAGTTGGTGAAGGAGATTTTTATTCGCG GTTGGAGGGTTGACGATCGGATCCTGGGTATCCTCTCCAAATGCCTACCCCCCCTTAGCCAGCTGCAGGCCATCAA CTTCTGGAAGGTGGGGCTGACTGATAAGACCCTGACCACCTTCATCAgcctcctgcctctctgttcATCCACGCTCAG GAAGGTGTCTCTGGAGGGGAATCCATTGCCAGAGCAGTCATTTCACAAGCTCATGGCGTCGGACAGCAC GATCGCCCATCTGTCCCTGCGCAACAACAACATAGACGATCATGGGGCGCGGCTCCTGGGACAGGCGCTGTCCACGCTGCACACCTGCAACCGGACCCTTGTCTCGCTGAACCTGGGCTTCAACCACATCGGGGACCAGGGCGCGGGCTACATCGCAGAT GGCCTGCGGCTGAACCGCTCGCTGCTCTGGCTGTCCCTGGCGCACAACCGTATTCAGGACAAGGGTGCGCTGAAGTTGGCTGAG GTCCTGCGCCCTTTTGAGTTGACGCACACGGAGGTGGTGGAACGCCGGCGCCTCCTGCTGGAGAAAGGATCACAGGAACGGTCGCGTTCG CCTTCCTCCTCTCGACACGGGGACTCCCGAGAGAAGTCTCAGATGATTGGAGTCAGCAGTATTGCATTGGTGGACAAGCCAGAAAAGATGCAGGCAATGAAAACCCCTAAGGGCCtgagcaagaaaaaggaaaagccagGG GAAGTGGTCAAAAAAGATGAGAAGTCAGGGTCTGGGCAATCACCCACTCAAGGAGCCTCCAAGAAAGAAGACGCCACGAAGTCAGGGAAAGGGAGTAAGT TGACCATCCCTGAGCAGAAGTTAAGCAAGGGAAAAAGCATCAAGACTGGGAGCAAAGAGAAGCGCAGCATCTTCCTGGAGTCTGAG CTGGTTGCTGAAGCTACTGAGATGGTCAACCCTCTCCTGGAACCCATGGAGCACCGAGATGGCAAGGTTTTCATGCCTGGGAATAAGGTCCTTTTGCACCTCAACCTCCTCC GAAACCACATCACAGAGGTGGGGCTGGAGGGCTTCCTCACTGCTGTGCGGTACCAGGTGCAGTTCTCCAAGCCCAAGACTTCATCGAAGGGCCCAGTGGGGCTGCTATGGCTGTCCCTGGCA aaaaACTACTTTGATCCACAATGTCCCACCTACATCATGATCCAGGAGCTGATGCTGCCAAGGGACCCGGTCAAGGCCAAGCTCAAGGAGGAGGAGGCCACTGATTTCTCCACCTAG
- the Lrrc71 gene encoding leucine-rich repeat-containing protein 71 isoform X1: MSNELSAPGTSPRVPRPGTQKSSGSATKKGERAAKEKPGAVLPPVGEEESKNPEEYQCTGVLETDFAELCTRLGYTDFPKVVVRPRPHPIFVPSASLSEKPTQDDQRLSTSCSLNSLESKYVFFRPTIQVELEQEDNKLVKEIFIRGWRVDDRILGILSKCLPPLSQLQAINFWKVGLTDKTLTTFISLLPLCSSTLRKVSLEGNPLPEQSFHKLMASDSTIAHLSLRNNNIDDHGARLLGQALSTLHTCNRTLVSLNLGFNHIGDQGAGYIADGLRLNRSLLWLSLAHNRIQDKGALKLAEVLRPFELTHTEVVERRRLLLEKGSQERSRSPSSSRHGDSREKSQMIGVSSIALVDKPEKMQAMKTPKGLSKKKEKPGEVVKKDEKSGSGQSPTQGASKKEDATKSGKGSKLTIPEQKLSKGKSIKTGSKEKRSIFLESEQLVAEATEMVNPLLEPMEHRDGKVFMPGNKVLLHLNLLRNHITEVGLEGFLTAVRYQVQFSKPKTSSKGPVGLLWLSLAKNYFDPQCPTYIMIQELMLPRDPVKAKLKEEEATDFST; encoded by the exons AGGAGTACCAGTGCACCGGGGTCCTCGAGACCGACTTTGCAGAGCTCTGCACGCGCTTGGGCTACACGGACTTCCCCAAGGTTGTCGTCCGACCCCGCCCCCACCCGATCTTTGTTCCCTCGGCCTCCTTGTCAGAAAAGCCCACCCAAG ACGACCAGCGGCTGTCGACATCCTGCAGCCTCAACAGCCTGGAGAGCAAATACGTATTTTTTCGGCCCACCATCCAGGTGGAGCTGGAGCAAGAGGACAACAAGTTGGTGAAGGAGATTTTTATTCGCG GTTGGAGGGTTGACGATCGGATCCTGGGTATCCTCTCCAAATGCCTACCCCCCCTTAGCCAGCTGCAGGCCATCAA CTTCTGGAAGGTGGGGCTGACTGATAAGACCCTGACCACCTTCATCAgcctcctgcctctctgttcATCCACGCTCAG GAAGGTGTCTCTGGAGGGGAATCCATTGCCAGAGCAGTCATTTCACAAGCTCATGGCGTCGGACAGCAC GATCGCCCATCTGTCCCTGCGCAACAACAACATAGACGATCATGGGGCGCGGCTCCTGGGACAGGCGCTGTCCACGCTGCACACCTGCAACCGGACCCTTGTCTCGCTGAACCTGGGCTTCAACCACATCGGGGACCAGGGCGCGGGCTACATCGCAGAT GGCCTGCGGCTGAACCGCTCGCTGCTCTGGCTGTCCCTGGCGCACAACCGTATTCAGGACAAGGGTGCGCTGAAGTTGGCTGAG GTCCTGCGCCCTTTTGAGTTGACGCACACGGAGGTGGTGGAACGCCGGCGCCTCCTGCTGGAGAAAGGATCACAGGAACGGTCGCGTTCG CCTTCCTCCTCTCGACACGGGGACTCCCGAGAGAAGTCTCAGATGATTGGAGTCAGCAGTATTGCATTGGTGGACAAGCCAGAAAAGATGCAGGCAATGAAAACCCCTAAGGGCCtgagcaagaaaaaggaaaagccagGG GAAGTGGTCAAAAAAGATGAGAAGTCAGGGTCTGGGCAATCACCCACTCAAGGAGCCTCCAAGAAAGAAGACGCCACGAAGTCAGGGAAAGGGAGTAAGT TGACCATCCCTGAGCAGAAGTTAAGCAAGGGAAAAAGCATCAAGACTGGGAGCAAAGAGAAGCGCAGCATCTTCCTGGAGTCTGAG cagCTGGTTGCTGAAGCTACTGAGATGGTCAACCCTCTCCTGGAACCCATGGAGCACCGAGATGGCAAGGTTTTCATGCCTGGGAATAAGGTCCTTTTGCACCTCAACCTCCTCC GAAACCACATCACAGAGGTGGGGCTGGAGGGCTTCCTCACTGCTGTGCGGTACCAGGTGCAGTTCTCCAAGCCCAAGACTTCATCGAAGGGCCCAGTGGGGCTGCTATGGCTGTCCCTGGCA aaaaACTACTTTGATCCACAATGTCCCACCTACATCATGATCCAGGAGCTGATGCTGCCAAGGGACCCGGTCAAGGCCAAGCTCAAGGAGGAGGAGGCCACTGATTTCTCCACCTAG
- the Lrrc71 gene encoding leucine-rich repeat-containing protein 71 isoform X2, protein MSNELSAPGTSPRVPRPGTQKSSGSATKKGERAAKEKPGAVLPPVGEEESKNPEEYQCTGVLETDFAELCTRLGYTDFPKVVVRPRPHPIFVPSASLSEKPTQDDQRLSTSCSLNSLESKYVFFRPTIQVELEQEDNKLVKEIFIRGWRVDDRILGILSKCLPPLSQLQAINFWKVGLTDKTLTTFISLLPLCSSTLRKVSLEGNPLPEQSFHKLMASDSTIAHLSLRNNNIDDHGARLLGQALSTLHTCNRTLVSLNLGFNHIGDQGAGYIADGLRLNRSLLWLSLAHNRIQDKGALKLAEVLRPFELTHTEVVERRRLLLEKGSQERSRSPSSSRHGDSREKSQMIGVSSIALVDKPEKMQAMKTPKGLSKKKEKPGEVVKKDEKSGSGQSPTQGASKKEDATKSGKGKVTIPEQKLSKGKSIKTGSKEKRSIFLESEQLVAEATEMVNPLLEPMEHRDGKVFMPGNKVLLHLNLLRNHITEVGLEGFLTAVRYQVQFSKPKTSSKGPVGLLWLSLAKNYFDPQCPTYIMIQELMLPRDPVKAKLKEEEATDFST, encoded by the exons AGGAGTACCAGTGCACCGGGGTCCTCGAGACCGACTTTGCAGAGCTCTGCACGCGCTTGGGCTACACGGACTTCCCCAAGGTTGTCGTCCGACCCCGCCCCCACCCGATCTTTGTTCCCTCGGCCTCCTTGTCAGAAAAGCCCACCCAAG ACGACCAGCGGCTGTCGACATCCTGCAGCCTCAACAGCCTGGAGAGCAAATACGTATTTTTTCGGCCCACCATCCAGGTGGAGCTGGAGCAAGAGGACAACAAGTTGGTGAAGGAGATTTTTATTCGCG GTTGGAGGGTTGACGATCGGATCCTGGGTATCCTCTCCAAATGCCTACCCCCCCTTAGCCAGCTGCAGGCCATCAA CTTCTGGAAGGTGGGGCTGACTGATAAGACCCTGACCACCTTCATCAgcctcctgcctctctgttcATCCACGCTCAG GAAGGTGTCTCTGGAGGGGAATCCATTGCCAGAGCAGTCATTTCACAAGCTCATGGCGTCGGACAGCAC GATCGCCCATCTGTCCCTGCGCAACAACAACATAGACGATCATGGGGCGCGGCTCCTGGGACAGGCGCTGTCCACGCTGCACACCTGCAACCGGACCCTTGTCTCGCTGAACCTGGGCTTCAACCACATCGGGGACCAGGGCGCGGGCTACATCGCAGAT GGCCTGCGGCTGAACCGCTCGCTGCTCTGGCTGTCCCTGGCGCACAACCGTATTCAGGACAAGGGTGCGCTGAAGTTGGCTGAG GTCCTGCGCCCTTTTGAGTTGACGCACACGGAGGTGGTGGAACGCCGGCGCCTCCTGCTGGAGAAAGGATCACAGGAACGGTCGCGTTCG CCTTCCTCCTCTCGACACGGGGACTCCCGAGAGAAGTCTCAGATGATTGGAGTCAGCAGTATTGCATTGGTGGACAAGCCAGAAAAGATGCAGGCAATGAAAACCCCTAAGGGCCtgagcaagaaaaaggaaaagccagGG GAAGTGGTCAAAAAAGATGAGAAGTCAGGGTCTGGGCAATCACCCACTCAAGGAGCCTCCAAGAAAGAAGACGCCACGAAGTCAGGGAAAGGGA AAGTGACCATCCCTGAGCAGAAGTTAAGCAAGGGAAAAAGCATCAAGACTGGGAGCAAAGAGAAGCGCAGCATCTTCCTGGAGTCTGAG cagCTGGTTGCTGAAGCTACTGAGATGGTCAACCCTCTCCTGGAACCCATGGAGCACCGAGATGGCAAGGTTTTCATGCCTGGGAATAAGGTCCTTTTGCACCTCAACCTCCTCC GAAACCACATCACAGAGGTGGGGCTGGAGGGCTTCCTCACTGCTGTGCGGTACCAGGTGCAGTTCTCCAAGCCCAAGACTTCATCGAAGGGCCCAGTGGGGCTGCTATGGCTGTCCCTGGCA aaaaACTACTTTGATCCACAATGTCCCACCTACATCATGATCCAGGAGCTGATGCTGCCAAGGGACCCGGTCAAGGCCAAGCTCAAGGAGGAGGAGGCCACTGATTTCTCCACCTAG